A single genomic interval of Pithys albifrons albifrons isolate INPA30051 chromosome 11, PitAlb_v1, whole genome shotgun sequence harbors:
- the TRIM59 gene encoding tripartite motif-containing protein 59 yields the protein MERLEEELTCAVCCGIFRDPRVLPCSHTFCRECLQGVLQLAPRSCLRCPSCRAVLDLPAHTALQALPTSFALRAVIEKWQKQQEEPRAEGTCPEHPRQPLNIYCLLDGQGVCGLCLTSGRHRGHPIADPQSAAGKLRGQLTDGHWRDVQLCHTRLTMQKSQCEELLRSEREVVVQYFSKLGETLENKKEALLRALEELNRRFLEEHKPLVEEVSKMKVEEIELKYLNASVRKEKSPVLCLEKLEQLQQRIKALQQKELPDVRPLEIYPRMEDLLRNVWSRTEIGQIHKILPPKLKLIPRRKSCSKCPGKENKESKEQLWAVKLLPVLLLLLGVAGAVFCLLKALSAGAIQAAPAWGLEFLL from the coding sequence ATGGAGCggctggaggaggagctgaCGTGCGCCGTGTGCTGCGGTATTTTCCGCGACCCGCGGGTGCTGCCCTGCTCTCACACCTTCTGCCGGGAGTGCCTGCAGGGCGTCCTGCAGCTGGCCCCGCGCTCCTGCCTGCGCTGCCCGAGCTGCAGGGCCGTGCTGGACCTGCCCGCGCACACCGCGCTGCAGGCGCTGCCCACCAGCTTCGCGCTCAGGGCTGTCATCGAGAagtggcagaagcagcaggaggagccgCGGGCGGAGGGGACGTGCCCGGAGCACCCGCGGCAGCCGCTGAACATTTACTGCCTGCTGGACGGGCAGGGCGTGTGCGGGCTGTGCCTCACCTCGGGGCGGCACCGCGGCCACCCCATCGCCGACCCGCAGAGCGCCGCGGGCAAGCTGCGGGGGCAGCTCACGGATGGGCACTGGAGGGACGTGCAGCTCTGCCACACGAGGCTCACCATGCAGAAGTCCCAGTGCGAGGAGCTCCTGAGGAGCgagagggaggtggtggtgcaGTATTTCAGCAAACTCGGCGAGACCTTGGAGAACAAGAAGGAAGCTCTGCTGAGGGCGCTAGAGGAGCTCAACAGGCGCTTCTTGGAGGAGCATAAGCCCCTCGTGGAGGAGGTCAGCAAAATGAAGGTGGAAGAGATTGAATTGAAGTACCTCAATGCCTCTGTAAGGAAGGAGAagtccccagtgctgtgcctggagaagctggagcagctgcagcagcgcATCAAGGCTCTGCAGCAGAAGGAGCTGCCGGATGTCAGACCTCTGGAGATTTATCCGAGAATGGAGGACCTGCTGAGGAACGTGTGGTCTAGAACGGAGATTGGTCAGATTCACAAGATCCTCCCTCCAAAGTTAAAGCTGATTCCCAGGAGGAAATCATGCAGCAAATGCcctgggaaggaaaacaaagagtcCAAGGAGCAACTCTGGGCTGTGAAGCTCCTcccggtgctgctgctgctgctgggggtggcaggggctgTGTTCTGCCTGCTCAAGGCACTGTCAGCTGGTGCCATccaagctgctcctgcctggggccTGGAATTCCTGCTCTAG